The window TGCCACCGTACGGATATGGGATGTAAAAACAGGAACACTCCTAAGAATGCATACGGGCTTCGACATGCCGATAGATCACTTGATGATGCCGTCACAAAAACAACTCGTGACCGCAAGTCGCCAAAATCCGGCCATTAAAACCTGGCTCACCGAACCTTAGTCTGTTTTATAAGGAAACAATAAACGCCAGACGCCCAGTCTTATGGAATCCTTAAAGGCACGCCACAAAGCCTAACCCCTTCAGCAGTTTCAGGATACATAAGTAGGTAATGGTGTTATCTAAGCAAATATGCGGATTGGATAAGTAACCAATACTCCTCCGCAATCGTTGAAATTCTCTATCGTTTTGATTGTCCCCATCGGTGGCTTAGCGCGTCTTAATTGATACCTGATCCCGGCTGCTTAATTTCCTTCCCTGAAGGGGTTCAGTCTCCATAGCGACCGCCCTAAATTTGCGGTCTTGAGACAAGCCAGACACAGTCATCAGGGGAGGCTGCCCTGCCGTAGTCAGCAACCCAGCCATCGACAAGACTCGCAATCCTCTCTGAGCCCTCAATGATTGTCTAGGTTGACTGAATTTCCATACTTGTGCTCTTAGCCCAACTTTTATTATGAACATTCAAAAGAATGCACACGCTGGATTTACCTTAATTGAAGTGCTCGTTGTATTGGTCATCATGACTGTGCTGGCAGCGATCGCCTTTCCCGCCTATTCAGGCATGGTTCGTCGTGCCCGCTATGCTGAGGCCAAACAGCAAATGGGGATGATGGCCAGAGAAGTGAAACTTTACCATCTTGAGCAGGGCCAGTATCCCCCTGACGTCAATCCGAATGTCCAGCCTCAAGGGATTACCAGCTGGCCTAAAGACGTTCCCTATGAAAGCACCTATGACTACGACCACTGGGCGGTGGGAGAGAGCCAATGCTACGTGCAAATTGGCTATGCTGGGGAAAGCGGCACGCGTGCCTATCCCGTCCATCGCCTCAATCAAAAGCCCCCCGGATTTAAGGAGATTGGGGATAACTTAGTGCTGGGGATTGCGCTTTACAGTTGCCAGACCAACAGCCGTGGTTCCATACGCTAGCCCCCTAGCGCTTTGCCTGCAGAGACATAGCGGTTTGCATCTGGATAAAGAACACCCTAGACCCCAAACCCCAAACCCTAGACCCTAGCTCGCCCCAGATGGCCTGGATTCAGCTACACCCGATAAACCCGCTCACCCATACCCACGCTAGCCTGGGGCCTGGGGCGGGGCATAGTTCCAGAGATCGAGGTAGGCATGCCAGTGAGCCTGCACCTGCTCAATATCCTCCTTAGGAAAGGCATATTGATTCTTGCGATAGTGTTTCTGAGCCGCTAAATAACTCTGAAAATGAGGCTGGGCCGTCTCCCAATGCTCCAGCTCCAGCTGAGCATAAATTTGGTGGAGATGCCCCATGGGATCGGCTTCAAACGCTTCAAACTGAAGGTCTACAAAGTCGTGATCTGGCAGCGCCTCAGCATCTCGCAATAGCGCTGCCATCATTTTGGGATAGCTTGCTAACAGCAGATCCCGAATCGGCACGTGATCAAAAGACTGTAGGGCAAGCTCTGGAAATAGCTTTGTATAAAAGTTCAGGGCTGATTGAAACACCCGGTAAGGATTGCGGTAAATATGAATGAACTTCGCGTTGGGCCACAGGCTGCGGAGCTGCTGGATCCGAGCGGTGTAAACGGGATTTTTGATCAAGAGCTGTTGGCCTGGATTTTGCAGCTGCAGCTTCTTGCAAAAATGAACCATCGCCCATCGCCACCCCGCGATCTCCTGCTCACTGCAGTTCTCAAAGAAAATGCCAGCGTTGAAGTTTTCAATAAAGTGCTTAGGAAAATAAAGGCCGTGGTAAAACGACACGGGCTGCATGCTCGCCAGCGCAATTTCATCTTCTTGAGGAGAATCTGGATTAACCGGCACCTGGTCAATGAAGCGCCCTTCTGGCAATGCCCTTTCCAGGAGGGGGCGCAACAGCATTCCCAGGGTCAAAAAATCCCAGGGTAAGCCCGTTGCCAGGGGGCGCACATAGGCAAACTGAGGCGAGCGGCTCAGCACGTTATAGAGAAACGTTGTGCCGCTGCGCCAGTGGCCGACAATAAAAACAGGCGGTGCCTGGTCACCATCCACCAGCGGTGACCGCATGACTCGCCAGCGCTCATAGGTCGAAAACGGCCAGCGTAGCAAGGCCGCTGCCAGGATGATCGTGAGATGGAGGGGATAACGCCCCGTTCCATTCTGGGCAATCACCGTGAGGAGCGTTCGCAGGTTGCCGCCCATGAGGGGATGCAGCAGTCGAGGATTCGGCGTTTGAGAGTGCCCCATAACAGAAGTCGGCAAGGGAAAAAATGAGGGTCAAGTTTCATCGGCACCCAGCATGTTGATCGACAACGCTGCGGTGGCTTCAGTGCTTACCGATAAAACTGTTTCGCCGGTAAAATCATCCAGATTCTCGGTGACGTCATGGCAAAACTCCCGTTGTGATTTGTTTTCGGGAATGGCATGCTTCAGTTCAGAGTGTATCAGGGAAGCGAGCACGGGAGGTGGTATGGCCAAAACCTGTCTGGTTACGGGAGGACTCGGCTTTATTGGGCAGTACGTGGTGCAGCTGCTGCTTCATCAGGGGGCTCAGGTGCGCATTTTGGATCTCGCCCAGCCAGAACAGCCGATCGCGGGGGTGAAATACATCCAAGGCTCGATCACCGATCAGCCCCTCGTCGAGGCTGCCATGGCAGGGGTAGATTGGGTCTTTCACTTAGCCGCTAACGCCGGTCTGTGGTCCCCCCGTAAGCAAGAATTTCTCACCGTCAATCAAATTGGCACGCGCAACGTCATGATGGCAGCTCACGCTGCTGGGGTACAGCGGGTTGTGCACACCTCCACAGAGTCGATCCTCAAAACAGATAAGCTCAAAGGGCCAGATATCACTGATGAATCCGTTCGTCTCACCTTCGATGACATGGTAGGGGCCTACTGTCAGGGGAAGTTTTTGGCCGAACAAGAGGCATTTCAAGCCGCCGATCGCGGCTTACCGGTGGTCATTGTGAATCCAACGATTCCACTGGGGCCGGGAGATCGCCGTCTCACGCCACCGTCTCGCATGGTGTTGGGGTTTTTGAACGGTGACTATCCGGCGTTTCTCAACAGCACCCTCAACTTGGTAGATGCGCGAGATGTTGCGATCGGGCATCTCCTGGCAGCCGAAAAAGGCCAGGTAGGAGAACGCTATCTGCTCGGGAATGCCAATCTACAGCTCAAAGAACTGCTACAGATGCTGCATGACCTGACAGGGCTGCCCATGCCTCAACGCCAAGTGCCCTACTGGTTAGCCTTGGCCGTGAGCGTCGTGCAAGAGTGGATCGCTGACCACATTACCCACCGCCCCCCAGCAGCCCCACTCACAGGGGTCCGCCTTGCGGGCAGCCCTATGTGCTTCAGTTCCCAAAAAGCACGTCAGGAACTAGGC is drawn from Leptolyngbya sp. SIO1E4 and contains these coding sequences:
- a CDS encoding prepilin-type N-terminal cleavage/methylation domain-containing protein; the protein is MNIQKNAHAGFTLIEVLVVLVIMTVLAAIAFPAYSGMVRRARYAEAKQQMGMMAREVKLYHLEQGQYPPDVNPNVQPQGITSWPKDVPYESTYDYDHWAVGESQCYVQIGYAGESGTRAYPVHRLNQKPPGFKEIGDNLVLGIALYSCQTNSRGSIR
- a CDS encoding sulfotransferase — protein: MGHSQTPNPRLLHPLMGGNLRTLLTVIAQNGTGRYPLHLTIILAAALLRWPFSTYERWRVMRSPLVDGDQAPPVFIVGHWRSGTTFLYNVLSRSPQFAYVRPLATGLPWDFLTLGMLLRPLLERALPEGRFIDQVPVNPDSPQEDEIALASMQPVSFYHGLYFPKHFIENFNAGIFFENCSEQEIAGWRWAMVHFCKKLQLQNPGQQLLIKNPVYTARIQQLRSLWPNAKFIHIYRNPYRVFQSALNFYTKLFPELALQSFDHVPIRDLLLASYPKMMAALLRDAEALPDHDFVDLQFEAFEADPMGHLHQIYAQLELEHWETAQPHFQSYLAAQKHYRKNQYAFPKEDIEQVQAHWHAYLDLWNYAPPQAPG
- a CDS encoding NAD-dependent epimerase/dehydratase family protein, producing MAKTCLVTGGLGFIGQYVVQLLLHQGAQVRILDLAQPEQPIAGVKYIQGSITDQPLVEAAMAGVDWVFHLAANAGLWSPRKQEFLTVNQIGTRNVMMAAHAAGVQRVVHTSTESILKTDKLKGPDITDESVRLTFDDMVGAYCQGKFLAEQEAFQAADRGLPVVIVNPTIPLGPGDRRLTPPSRMVLGFLNGDYPAFLNSTLNLVDARDVAIGHLLAAEKGQVGERYLLGNANLQLKELLQMLHDLTGLPMPQRQVPYWLALAVSVVQEWIADHITHRPPAAPLTGVRLAGSPMCFSSQKARQELGFTSRPLQASLADAICWYAERGLLQRQPTRLQCD